Sequence from the Fundulus heteroclitus isolate FHET01 chromosome 7, MU-UCD_Fhet_4.1, whole genome shotgun sequence genome:
tgggttaagctGCATAAATCGTGTCTGTATCTTGTATGAAAAGGCACCGGATTGGAACCaaggatctcctgtttactagaCAGGCGCTTCACCCAAGTACGACgctaaaaatgtgaatgttaTGGTGACATATGGTGACATCCAGTCCAAAGCTTGGTTGCTTTGGACTGgatgatcttatttaactgatgaaaccatgaattctgctctctaccagAAAATGCTGAAGCAGAATGCCAAGCCATCCCTTTGTGACCttagtggcctagtcaaagaccTGACTTAAATCTGATTGAAATCCTGTGGCATGACCCTAAACTTGCTGTTTATGCTTGAAAAACCTTCAATCTCACAGAATCCACATGGTTCCTCAGAGAAGTGGGCCCAACTTCCACCAGGGTGATGCATATAACTCATTGTCATTTATCAGAcacaatggggggggggggggggggggggggggggggcagttgtTGCCACCTCACAAAATTCCTGGAGGATTACTTATTTATCATGAagtcaggttggtttggatatctttttttatcttagtaAATGCAATCGTTTGAAAACGACATGGATTTACTCTATGTTTGCTCGATTAAAATGATTtggtgatctgaaacatttcagcGTTGCAGAGAAGGAGCAAatccgttttgttttttttttgttttttttcacgtgTGGCCAGACATTGCAGGGACTCTGTGGGAGCTACATTCTCCTCACCTGGTCGCTTTCACACCACAGAGTCTCTCTGTGAAGCACTCACGACAACGCGCCAGCCTCCCCCGGCCGGCTGCTGCAGAGACTGGCGGTCGTCATGGCAACCCCCAGTGGTTTGTCTTGTTTGGTGATGGAGGGGGTGGGGTGTTATCACGCAGGAAGGTGAGATAAGAGAGTTTAACTCTTCGTTTAAAAGATGAAAGCGCACTGATTGTGGTCCCTGATCctcattgttctgtttttttttcttttaaagcagtAGTAGAGAAGCCAGCAATCAGGATTCTGTATGAAGGTTCAAAATTAGCccaacacagttttttttttttttttttttagcagtgatGGGACTTATTTATctttaagacaaatatttagTCTTCCACAGTAAGGTGGCGATGGCTTTCCTTCGTCTATTCTGTCCAAAATAATCCTCCCGATCGCCCTGAGCCAATCAGCTTCAAGTATCGctgttatatttttgtcttcATGCCCTAGGAATCTTGGGGAATTTGAAGGCAGCCCTTCATTATTCCCACCAcatcaatgcaaaaaaaaaaaagaaaagaaaaaaaagcattgttttCACCCAAAACATGTAGTCCCTGTGGCCAAATAGCTCCGTCATTGCCTCACCTGATCATAAATGTCTCTCTAGGACGCATTGGGATTGTCCAAAAAGTCAGCTGTGAATTTATTGTAGGCTTAATGATGCAAATGTTAGAGCAGAGCATCTTTCTGGGTCTGTACTCTCAGTCTAAATTAATGtaaaaggggcctagtcacgtcTTTTGACtttctggttgcatacaaaggtttttcGATTAATTTATCAAGCCCTgcttattagattttattcctgtgttttgtgtatatttacaatACCAAGATGACGTGACCGGAAGTAAGATATTGAGCATTCgcgcaatgagtaaacaagaAGCAGCAATGGGGTCCACAGGCATAGAGGAAATCATAGTGAATAAATATAATCATATGCATATGTTCATTCGTCCCTGTAAAAAAGGTAACGGCAGTAGATCGGGTTTATACTGTGAATCAATGGTACAATTCCACACAGCACATGAGGCATCTCCTCCGAATTGCTCCACTATGCCACTTCCAATTTCAGCGCTCAAAGAGGCATGTattcattctctgttgctttaaaacTATCTTTAGATCAACTTGTTTTTTCATTACCTTCCTAGTTAGAGTGCAATTCTGTGTTTCTGCCGCCCTCAaactattattatatttatgggTAAAAAGGGCCCCAAAGGTTCCTGGCCCCATGTGTAAAAATAACtcttaaatcatgaattaattgTGATTTAGCACACCTTTCGGTTTCAGCTTCACGCACCccacccaggcctgattacaGTCAGACCAATAGAACCAAGAGATCCCCTAAATAGagcctgtctgacaacatgaagtaggctaaactTAAGGATCTCTAAAAAGGAACACATCATGCCCCGACCTGAAGAAACTCAACAATAGATGACAAAGTCAAGGAAATCTATCAGCCATTTTGAGGCGTAGACTATCCACAGAACCAGTGTGAGAGACGACATCTAAAAACGGAGCCAACATTAACAGTCGTGAACCATCCCACGAGTCACCGGTCTACCAAAATGGCTCCAAGAGCGCATTGACGACTACTCCAGGAGGTCCCAAAACAATAAAGAACTGCAAACCTCACATGGTCAGCGTTCGTAAGATAtagtcatacagtttaaaaggcAATCTTACCAACTACAACAGAAATGTGTGTAAACATCTGACTTAGAAGTTAGATAAAAATCCCTCTGAATCTTCTAGCACGtaacaaaaagaaatgatttGGTTACCCTCTAACTGACCtcaaacaattaaacatttagTCTAACTTATTGTGTCTTTTTCTAAATCGTTTCGTTTAAATATCTGATttcaacagtgtttttaaataaactctacAATCCATTAAATTATAAACTAAAGCCCAAACAGGTATATCAAAATACTGCactaatttttaataaaaatttctctttatttatttgttggacaaacacaaatattaccttgtttgcaatcaccagctaaaaaaaaaaaaaaatcattatataCTTATAAAAAAGTTCTATTGACAGCTAGAAGTAATAAGAACAGAGGAATCTCATTAtcatcagttaaaaaaaaaagaaaaacagcaaaacttaAAATCGGACCAGTTGCTGTTGGTCACCGACAGCCGCACTCGTCCACCACCATGTCCTGGTAGTGTCGGAGCACCACGTTGTCGTTGTTGTCGTAGTAGAGCATGGAGATCGGGGAGAGGCGGATGGGAACGCAGCAGGGCTGGGGCGTGCCCTGCGGGTCCAGGGAGTGGACCAGGGTCTGCAGGATGGCGTGGTTGGTGCCGTTCAGGCTCTCGCTGAGCGGGAACGGACACTCGCCGTGGCAGTAGTTGGCCATGTAGCCCTGCGGGGCGATGATCCAGTCCTGCCAGCCCACGTCCTTGAAGTCGATGTAGAGGCGGCGGGCCTTGCACACGTTGCTGGGCGTGACGGGGAGGTGGACGGCGCTCCTCCTTTGCCGGGAGCGGCACTGGTGAGGGTTCAGGGACACGACCACCAGGGAGGCCTCGATCAGAGGAAAGGTTAGGGCTGCTTCCCGCGGGAAAGTGTTGCCCGGTAAAAAGGGAAGAAACTCGTCCGGGTGCGCGCCGAGCGGACTCAGCTCCACCACCAAGCCGTAGTTGTGACCCGGCTTGCGCCAGCCCTCCGCCAGCGCCGTCAGGTCCATGGTGATGGCGGCTGGCTCCGGCCGCAGCTGGACCGACTGGGACAGCAGGAGCCTGCGGTTGGCCTGAGGGTCGGCTCCCCTCAGCGTGGCTCGGATCACTTTGTAGAGCGACATGCTGACGGCTCGCGGGCCCTGCAGCAGCTCCGCGGGCCTCAGAGGCTTCCAGGGGAGCTTGATCTCCAGCTGAGCCAGAGACAGCAGCTCCACCGGCTGCAGGACCGTCATGTTGAAGAAAAGCCGCTTCTCCAGACAAGCCtgacagctgctgctccaacccGAAACCAGCCGGCCTGCAAAACACCAGCAGGGAAAGAGCGGCGCTTTAACAAGgttttgtggggggggggttttgagaaaaaaaaaaagaaaagaaaaagaaaaaaaacgcatGACCACGTAAATAACAGTGAAATTCCAGGGCTCTTTATTTCTCCGTGGAAAACGCAGCGTGCCTGGACTCTGCACTGCTGCTAAAATTACAGAGTTTTGCTGAAGCAGCGCTCCGCAGTGATTTAAAGACAGGACCTCAGGATAAAAGCCCTGTTCTAAAAGCCTATCTGACGCGTTTGGTTTACTCTGCCTCATTACTGAACAACACTGtgatgaatgaaataaaaacaccgCGTCTCACACGGCATCATTATGCAAATCCCGGTCATTAATCTGCTCTCCTGCATAGCTGACCAGACGCAGGTGAGCAATTTATCCTTTTTAACCTAGCCGCGCGTTTCAAAGTTTTCGAGAGAACCATTTGTTCTACGTGTTAAACTGTGGAATGCCGTTCACGGTCCCTTGCAAAAGCGTCCAAATGTGTTCAACATTTTCTCCTTTATTCATAACACAGCTCCAAGCTTTAATGCATTACTTCAGGTTTTATGTAACAGACCAACACGACGCAACACAGAATTGGGAAATAAAAAGGAGATTTAAAAGTGGTTTCCACCGCTTTTTACaggaaaatatgaaaagtgtgGTATGCGCATGTGTATTTACTCTGAAACCCTTCAACAAAATCTACTACAACCAGTTATCTCCAGACGCGATTAGTAAATGGGGTCCATGTGTCATTTAATCCCAGTACAAACCCAGCTGttgtgtgaaggcctcagatgtttggtaggggacaaaaacacaactaaggaggggggggggggtctgttgATGAATCTGGCTTCTATGGAAGAGTGGGAAACAGAAAGTCAGCTTTGTAAAGAAACCTATAAGACATCCCAGCATGCATGTGTAAGAAGGTGGGGCTGCCATGgtaaaacatggcggtggcagaatcatgctgtaGGATGCATTTCTTCAGTATGGAGGGGATAGCTAGAAAATGGGTGGCGATAAGAACAGAgaaattattacaattaaaaaaataaaaattacatgcTGCAATTACAGGCTTTGAGTTTCACCCTAAACACAGCCAGCACTACAAGGGAATGCTTTGgctcaggggtgtccaaacctATAGGAATATGGGCTAAGATTGTCAAGACAAAAGTACTGTAGggccaaataataataatactaaaaataataataataattacaccCCAAAAATATTTACTGTAGGAAAGGtctgtgtaaatcattgtagatccacaagttaaaaaagggttttgctcatttgccgAATTAAAAAATGGTCACCCAGTTTACAAATTACTTTCGgcttgattgaaaaaaaaattatttttgctctAGGTATATCAGGAGAGGATTTGGGTCAGCATTTCTTTGAAAGCACTTGCTGCACCAAGCCAATCTTGATAAATAAactcaaagcagattttaatgcaccaaagtcgaCATTTGAGCAAAAGTCATTGGCTATATGGGGTCTTATTTACCATGAAATTAAACCGAACGTAAAAAGTGgggttattaaaagacaaatacctAACATTTTAAGTTTATTGATTTCATCTCGTCTGCAATAAGTTTGccttaattataaataaataatacattagTTTCCATGCGCATCAGCCACCTATGCTGGTGGGACAAATTTCccttgaaatgcagttggggcACCCACACAAAATCAGTACATGGGTCCCCAATGGCCCCCTGGGGGCTGCACTTTAGACGTCTGCTTTAgcacaaaacatattcatgtgtttgaATGGACCGGTCCAGACAGAAATCCAGTGGAGGATCTGCTTCTTGACTCAAAAACTGATGTTTATGGAGGTTCTACATCCAACCAGTCAGagtttaaagaagaagaagaagaggcacACATTTTGCTCTGGATGTTCAAAGCTGGGAGAGACCTAcgcaaaagacctgcagctgtaacgCAGCAAATCTACTGACTCGGGGGAGCTGAATAGAAAGCGTATAGTTTCCATATCTTTAtttgtgaactttttttttttgttcaaaaaccacatattctccttccacttcacaggtACACGCCtctttgtgttgatcttttACAGAAAGTGCCAGAGAAATACATTGAAGCTCGTGGCAGACTTAAAGCAAACTAATGGGATCGCATACACAAACCATGTTGTTCATAAAGTTAAGCTGTAAAGAATAAAAGGGTTTAAAAACAACTCGCACATTTCGGTTTGGTAATGTGAGGCTCGATAAAAACCTCGCACAGTATGACGAGTCTAGCCCTAAGCATTGGGAGCATTTAGTTTTTTGCGTATCATAACTTCAGATGATTACACCTGGACTAAAAATTGGGGTTTAATGACCCGCAGGGCTGCGGACCCCCCTGGGGGTCTCCTAACTTCACCCACCTTGGTCCTGCACGTAGCGGATGATGTTGCCGCGGACTCCGTACTCGGACACCGTGCAGAGGTCGCTCTCCCGGGCCTGCGCGTTCTCCGACCTGCGGAACATCCTCCAAAGCTGGGAGGGGACGGGGCGGCGGGGCGGCTGGGGGCCCCCCGCGGGCCGCGGCCGCTCAGGAAGACCGAGGGAGCGCAGGAAGAGCCGCTCCCGGGGGTTTGCGTCCTCCGCGTCCGAGAGGGCCCGCGCACCCAGCAGCCACGCcgccaacagcagcagcagaggagccATGTTTGGTCCCGGGTCTAAGTGGGAGCTCTGTGGATCTTCACCTGGAGCGCCCGGGGCCTCCCCGGTGAGCAGCTGCGTCATTATGTTAATGAGGAGCGGGGCGGAAGGGGCCACAGCCAGGGGCCAGATAAGAGGAGCGATCTCATATCAGCGGGGGGCCCCCAGAAATAACATCAAGGGTCTGGCACTGTCCGTCAAATCTCACCACTTCTTTATTCAGTTTATTCCAAGTTTATTTACACTGAAGGAAAAATTTGAAACGtaatatataaaacatataaagaCAGCTAGGTTTTACTTCATAATGCTGgtaattctgttgttttttttgtaggattATTAATTTTTCCCCATTTAATTCGGAGTAATTGTACTTGatctcatctttttctcccATTAGCCGTCAAAATACTGCCTTTTTCTTATGTACTGTAtgttaaacatgtattttacCTCAGTGGGTATATGAAACCTAATTACAGCAGATAAGCTAAGAATAGGGTTAGCGTCAAGTCAAGAATATCTCATCACCTTTACATTCCCTGCGTaacatttgaaagaaaatatCTAAAAGGATAGTCAGTAGTTTTCTAAACACGTGTTTATATGTGGTTCCCATCAGACTATTCTGGAATCAAAACATTTCTCAGAGCCAGCCTGATGTGTAAATGAAACTCTTAAGGGCCCTAAGAGTACTTTAACATGACATGCTCACGAATGCATCAGCTGTAAACAAACTATAAAGTTGATAAGGGACATATCTTGcaaaaccacttttttttagcccttaaatacattgtgttgtgtacttggagtctctaggagtgcagacaATGTGAATGTAGTCTGaccaggtgctgcgtagatatgtttatattctttatctgtctttatttttcttctctgttctctattttttaaatacttcatCAGTTTTTGTTGCAGAGCTACTAAACAAtctcatggacttccagcttaccagtcTCACATattcaccatttttatttctcagagtgattttgtagtcccTGCTGAAAGAAGCAGAAGCTATGAGTGGAAAAGTCTCCATTGTTCATCACACCTTCCCTCAGGatcctacaaaaatggctgaaagaTGGCAAGAGGAACTCTTTGTGACTTGGAGGAGGGcaaatttagttttttcctttagatttaaagagacagcaccaaaacgattTGCTGTCAGGTGCACTttagaacaggggtaaaaaggggataaattaacaaggaattcagaccaaagcatcgCAGTTCCACTGAATATAGACCACTTGAATGAttgcaatgtgaaaaggaagaactgaaaaggatGATAGGTCCCCTTTAAAGGTCTTAACCAGTCCcattttaatgctaattatATGATTTCATGTTCACTGTTACTGTTAGTAAATGGATGCATAGAGCTGTTTTTCATATCATTGTTTGTGGACTGCATATGAAACTTTGCTTTAGGCCACATCCACttgagttttcttttgtttggttGTGTTTCTGCCGTTAGTGTACATCACAGAGTGCGTTTGCTCCTGTCCCTGTTGGCAGGGGAAAAATAATTCAGTCATATGAAGCAAAAGCTGAACCTTGTTTTTCCATAGAAACTTTTGAGTCCCTGCCATTCGGAAAGTTTATTATGTAGTGGGGCCAGCGCCTTTTTAAGCAGGGGTATACGCACACACATTGAATTTCAAATAACATACCGCCTACTGGTGGCGTGGCAGGGaagtttcacagtttttttgccatttttactAGTGTGTTGTGTACGAAGATCGcaattaaaacattgttaataTAGTTGTGttgacagaaacaaaaataatatattctTTAAACGGGTTGTCATCATGTGCTAAGGCGCCTTAGACTCTTCAAGAGCCAGAAATGCATAATTACTGTGATGGAATTGGTTTGGGTAAAAACGAAACTCCACTTTGGGCCTTACACTACCTTCAGCCTGTGCTGTTCAGATTGGatgtagacacacacacacacacacacacacacacacacacacacaacatgcGGTTTTATCCAGACTGTCACCTGCCTTGTCTACTGTCAGGACACAGCTGAACACATCACACTTCATGTGCTCCTGTAGTGAGTTTATTGCACCACCTGGTGCACAGTGAGGGTACTTCTCTAACAACCCATAAAGGGTAAaacaaaaatgggaaaaaatgttttttttttgcgtgtgtgTTCTAAACTTCTGCCTGTTTAATGACTTTGAGACAAGTAAGCCTACTGTACTTCCCATTAATCAGGATAAACATTTCAGTTCACCTTACTGTTCCACAATACTTAAGGGAATTGTGCATTAGGTTTTTGGTGGCAACCCTATGAGGAaataagcgggtcagaaaatggatggatggatgctgtaATAAATATCTAAACCGTTCAATACAGAAAACATTATAACACTTattttgctttactttgttgCGGTTTTTGTCTCTCATCCTGAAACCTTTCCTCGACTTAGGGTAAATTGCCTGCCGCTTTCTATACTTATACTCCTACACTTAGATTTTCTCCATCTCTAGGGTTTCCCTTTTTGTAACCCGTTTTGTCTGCGCTGGTTCTAAACTTAGTGTGGTGCAGAAGGTAAAATAGACAAAAGGCCCTGCAGAGGATGGTGAGAGGAGCAACCATCAGTAAGAACCAACACCTCTTATGATGTTTTCACTACCATACACCCAACCGGCTGCATCCGAGTCTTCTTAATACAGTTGGCATCAAAGATCCTTTTTAATTTCAATCATTATTTACAGATCAGTATGTACAGAGGTCAGAATACAGCAGGAGGTCGAAGGGGCCGGGGAGACGTTACTGACATTCCTCCTTTcagaaaacccaaaaacaaacaaaaacaatgaaatcgAAGAGTTCCTTATTTCTTTCATCCAACCTTTCCAGATCAGCAGCATGTGTGCATAGCTCGGACACAGGTTCAGCGACACGCGtgtgcacataaataaataaatatgcac
This genomic interval carries:
- the gdf3 gene encoding protein DVR-1; translation: MTQLLTGEAPGAPGEDPQSSHLDPGPNMAPLLLLLAAWLLGARALSDAEDANPRERLFLRSLGLPERPRPAGGPQPPRRPVPSQLWRMFRRSENAQARESDLCTVSEYGVRGNIIRYVQDQGRLVSGWSSSCQACLEKRLFFNMTVLQPVELLSLAQLEIKLPWKPLRPAELLQGPRAVSMSLYKVIRATLRGADPQANRRLLLSQSVQLRPEPAAITMDLTALAEGWRKPGHNYGLVVELSPLGAHPDEFLPFLPGNTFPREAALTFPLIEASLVVVSLNPHQCRSRQRRSAVHLPVTPSNVCKARRLYIDFKDVGWQDWIIAPQGYMANYCHGECPFPLSESLNGTNHAILQTLVHSLDPQGTPQPCCVPIRLSPISMLYYDNNDNVVLRHYQDMVVDECGCR